CTTTGCTGGTTTTAGGCATAGCTTTGAGGATTTCTCCTACTTTACCTTTATCCCGACCGGAGATGACTTGAACCGTATCTCCTTTTCTGACGTGCATTTTTTGGGCTTTAGGGGCTGGTTTTACCATTAGAGTACCTCTGGAGCGAGGGAAAGAATTTTAGTAAAGTTTTTATCCCGTAATTCTCGGGCTACAGGACCAAAAACCCGCGTTCCTCTAGGATTACCATCAGCGTTGACAATTACGGCGGCGTTATCGTCAAATCTGATGGTCATCCCGCTATCGCGATTGAGTTCTTTTCTGGTACGAACTATGACAGCACGCACCACATCAGATTTTTTGACTCCCATGTTGGGGATAGCATCTTTGACAACGGCGATAATTACGTCTCCCACGCGGGCGTAGCGGCGATTGCCACCTAAAACACGGATGCACATTAATTTACGGGCACCGCTATTATCAGCGACGTTTAGATAGGACTCTTGTTGAATCATGGGTGGTTTTCCTTACCATTAGCGACTCTGGCTAATTACTACTATTTGAGGATTTCCACGATCGCCCACCGTTTAGTGCGACTCAAGGGACGAGTTTCTTGAATCCGGACGCGATCGCCTTGCTGACATGTATTTTCTTCATCGTGGGCTGGGTAGTGCTTGGTTCTAGCGACTACTTTGCCGTATTTGGGATGTATAGCTAGGTTTTCTACGGCTACAACCACGGTTTTCTGCATTTTATTGCTGATTACTACACCTACTCTTTCTTTAACTGCCATTTAGTTACTTCCATCAATAATTAATTTGTTACTTTTGCAGCTTGACGCTCTGTTTCTACGGTGAGCAATTGAGCTAAGCGATGCTTGACGTGTTTAAATTGGTGGGGTTTCTCTAATCGGCGGGTGGCTTGTTGCAAACGCAATTCAAATAATTGACGTTTGATCGCCACAATTTCATCGACTAGTTCTTTGTCACTCAATTTGCGAGCTTCTTCAATCTTCGGCAAAGCCATAAGCTAGACACCTTCTTGTTGGCGACTGATAAATTTAGTCTTAATTGGTAATTTGTGAGATGCTAAACGCATTGCTTCTCTGGCTACTTCTTCAGGAACACCAGCAATTTCAAATAAAATCCGCCCTGGTTTAACTACAGCTACCCAAAATTCGGGAGAACCTTTACCAGAACCCATCCGAGTTTCGGCGGGGCGCATGGTAACTGGTTTATCGGGAAAGACGCGAATCCAAATTTTGCCACCCCGACGGATGTATCTATTCATCGCTCGCCGACTAGCTTCGATTTGTCTGGCGGTAATCCAAGCAGGTTCGATAGCTTGGAGAGCAAAATCACCAAAATTGATGTCACTGCCTCTATGAGCTAAACCTTCCATTCGCCCGCGCTGTTGTTTGCGGAATTTTGTTCTTCTGGGACTTAACATGATCGGTTTTGTTTGCTATTTAATGATTAAGTCGAGATTGTTACCGCAACCAAATTATTCAGAGCGGTCTTCAAATTGTTGGCGACGGCGTTGATTTTGGCGGCGTTTGTTTTGGGGTTGAGCAGGGCTAGCAATATCGGTTTGACCTGGAATAATCTCACCTTTAAAAATCCAGACTTTAACGCCCAAAATTCCGTAAATAGTCTTAGCGGTGCGATAAGCGTAGTCAATATCGGCTCTCAAGGTATGTAATGGCACTCTACCTTCGCGAGTCCATTCAGTTCTCGCGATTTCTGCCCCATTGAGACGACCGCTAACTTGAATTTTAATCCCTTGAACTTCGGCTCTTTGAGCGCGGACAATAGCTTGACGCACTACTCGGCGGAAAGATACCCGTCTTTCTAGTTGTTGAGTGATGTACTCAGCAATTAGTTCGGCATTGGCATCTGGTTGAGCTACTTCAATCACATTAACGCGGATTTGGCGGTGATTTCCCAAAGCACCTTGTAATTCGGTGCGTAACTTCTCAATTCCACTTCCACTTCTGCCTACAACGACACCGGGTCTAGCAGTATGGATTTCTAAATCGATTTGGTCGGCTTTGCGTTCGATCCGAACTTGGGAAATACCGGCTTTACTCAATCCATCATCTTTAGCTATGTGTCGCCGAATCTTGTAGTCTTCCATGACTAACTCTGGATATCTTCTGGAATCGGCAAACCAGCGAGATTTATGTTCTTGAGTAATTCCGAGGCGAAAACCAACTGGATGTATCTTTTGTCCCACGAATGCTTCCTCTACTTGTGAACTACGTTTGACTTTTAATCCTCATCAACTGCCGCGACTGCGACTGTGATGTGGCAAGTAGGCTTGCGAATTTTATAGGCTCTTCCTTGCGCTCTAGGGCGAAACCGTTTTAAAGGTGGTCCTTGATCAGCGAAGGCTTGAGAAATAATTAGCGTACTTGGGTCGAGATTGGCATTGTGTTCGGCGTTGGCTACAGCAGAGCGCAAAACTTTGAGTACGGGGTCGCAAGCCCGATATGGCATAAATTCTAGGATCATTAATGCGTCTCTATAAGAGCGACCGCGAATTTGATCTAGTACCCGCCGGACTTTGTGGGGGGACATTCTGATGTAGCGGGCTATAGCTTTAGTTTCTTGATTATCAACTGCCATAATTTTCTCCTAGTCATTATTTGTCAGCAGCCTCTAGCATCACTAGTGGCTACTCACCAATGACTGTTTATTACCTACCTGCTTTCTTATCACTTTTAGAATGTCCCCTAAAAGTACGGGTAGGAGCAAATTCTCCTAATTTATGACCGACCATTTGATCGCTGATATATACAGGTACGTGTTGACGACCGTTGTGAACAGCAATTGTATGTCCTAACATTTGGGGTAAGACAGTTGAAGCTCTAGACCAAGTTTTAATGACTTGTTTTTCGCCACGCTCGTTGAGAGCTTCGATTTTCTTCATCAGGTGGTCAGCGACGAAGGGGCCTTTTTTGAGAGAACGACTCATATTGCTACAGTTTTTCGAGGTTTAAGTTAACTCAATCTATGACTGACGACCGCCACGACCGCGCTTGGAAGCTTTACGACGACGACGAACGATCAGAGCGCTACTAGGTTTATTGCGTTTGCGAGTTTTAGCACCCAAAGTTGGTTTACCCCAAGGTGTCACAGGACCACTGCGACCGATAGGCGCTCTGCCTTCTCCACCACCATGTGGGTGATCGACTGGGTTCATGACGCTACCTCTGACGTGGGGGCGCTTCCCTTTCCAACGAGTTCTGCCTGCTTTCCCATCACTTAAGTTGCGAGCATCTACGTTACCGACTTGACCGATGGTGGCGTAGCACTCGCGGCGGATCATCCGAATTTCTCCAGAAGGTAACTTGAGAGTGACGTAGTTTCCTTCTTTGGCGACCACTTGAGCGGTAGCTCCTGCGGAACGAACTATTTGACCGCCTTTACCTGGGGTCATTTCGACGTTGTGAACGTTAGTACCTAGAGGAATGTTGGCTAAGGGTAAGGCATTGCCTACCTCAATAGGAGCATTAACGCCAGCAGTGACTACAGCCCCCACATTTAAGCCGACTGGATGCAGAATATAACGCTTTTCACCGTCTTGGTAGTGAAGTAGGGCGATTCTGGCATTGCGGTTGGGGTCATATTCGATGGTAGCCACTTTGGCAATCAGATTGCGCTTGTCTCTACGGAAATCAATCATCCGATAGAGTTGTTTGTGACCGCCACCTTTATGGCGACTGGTAATTACCCCTCGGTTATTGCGTCCTTGAGGGCAATGCTTGTTTTTAGTGAGGGATTTTTCCGGTTCGCTACGAGTAATTTCCGAAAAATCGGAAACCGTCAATTGACGGGTTCCAGGACTAGTTGGTCGGTAAGAACGAGTGCCCATATGCTTGAGAAACAGTTGAAGGAAGGGTTACTGAGGGTGACATCTACGAGGCAACTAAACTTCTGGGAAGAGAGCAATGGAACTTCCTTGAGCTAGAGTGACGATCGTTTTTTTATATTGGGATTTGTACCCAAGATATTTCCCCACCCGCCGCTTTTTGCGAGGTAAGTTCATGGTGTTAACACTAGTTACCTTGACATCAAATATGATTTCGATCGCTGCTTTGATTTGGGGCTTGGTAGCTTGAGGTACTACTTCAAAGACGTACTGATTGCCTTCTAGTAAGATGGTCGCTTTCTCGCTCACAATGGGGCGACGAATCAAGTCTGGTAAGTCGCGGGTTTCAATTCTCCTCACTGTAAACCTCCTGGATCTTGGCTAGGGCAGATGCTGTCGCTACGATCTGGTCGGCGTTGAGCAGGTCGTAAATATTCAGATAGTTGGCTAAAATCAGCCTGATATTGGGGATATTTCGTGCCGAAAGCCCTATATTTTCGTCTTTTTCCGCAACTATCAGCAGAACTTTGCCTCCCTCTTCGACTCCCCAACGGGCTATAGCCTGAGCCAATTCTTTGGTTTTTGGTCTGGAAAGCTGAGTGTTAAAGTCTTCGACTACGATCAAGTCTTCCGAGCGACCTTGCAAAGCGGTTCTTAAGGCTAGACGGCGCTCTTTGCGGTTCATTTTGATCTCAAAGTCTCTGGGTTTGGGACCAAAAATCACGCCACCAC
The DNA window shown above is from Merismopedia glauca CCAP 1448/3 and carries:
- the rpmC gene encoding 50S ribosomal protein L29 — protein: MALPKIEEARKLSDKELVDEIVAIKRQLFELRLQQATRRLEKPHQFKHVKHRLAQLLTVETERQAAKVTN
- a CDS encoding 50S ribosomal protein L23; this encodes MRRIETRDLPDLIRRPIVSEKATILLEGNQYVFEVVPQATKPQIKAAIEIIFDVKVTSVNTMNLPRKKRRVGKYLGYKSQYKKTIVTLAQGSSIALFPEV
- the rplP gene encoding 50S ribosomal protein L16 yields the protein MLSPRRTKFRKQQRGRMEGLAHRGSDINFGDFALQAIEPAWITARQIEASRRAMNRYIRRGGKIWIRVFPDKPVTMRPAETRMGSGKGSPEFWVAVVKPGRILFEIAGVPEEVAREAMRLASHKLPIKTKFISRQQEGV
- the rpsQ gene encoding 30S ribosomal protein S17 — its product is MAVKERVGVVISNKMQKTVVVAVENLAIHPKYGKVVARTKHYPAHDEENTCQQGDRVRIQETRPLSRTKRWAIVEILK
- a CDS encoding 50S ribosomal protein L4 — protein: GGVIFGPKPRDFEIKMNRKERRLALRTALQGRSEDLIVVEDFNTQLSRPKTKELAQAIARWGVEEGGKVLLIVAEKDENIGLSARNIPNIRLILANYLNIYDLLNADQIVATASALAKIQEVYSEEN
- the rpsC gene encoding 30S ribosomal protein S3, which encodes MGQKIHPVGFRLGITQEHKSRWFADSRRYPELVMEDYKIRRHIAKDDGLSKAGISQVRIERKADQIDLEIHTARPGVVVGRSGSGIEKLRTELQGALGNHRQIRVNVIEVAQPDANAELIAEYITQQLERRVSFRRVVRQAIVRAQRAEVQGIKIQVSGRLNGAEIARTEWTREGRVPLHTLRADIDYAYRTAKTIYGILGVKVWIFKGEIIPGQTDIASPAQPQNKRRQNQRRRQQFEDRSE
- the rplN gene encoding 50S ribosomal protein L14, giving the protein MIQQESYLNVADNSGARKLMCIRVLGGNRRYARVGDVIIAVVKDAIPNMGVKKSDVVRAVIVRTRKELNRDSGMTIRFDDNAAVIVNADGNPRGTRVFGPVARELRDKNFTKILSLAPEVL
- the rpsS gene encoding 30S ribosomal protein S19, producing MSRSLKKGPFVADHLMKKIEALNERGEKQVIKTWSRASTVLPQMLGHTIAVHNGRQHVPVYISDQMVGHKLGEFAPTRTFRGHSKSDKKAGR
- the rplB gene encoding 50S ribosomal protein L2, translated to MGTRSYRPTSPGTRQLTVSDFSEITRSEPEKSLTKNKHCPQGRNNRGVITSRHKGGGHKQLYRMIDFRRDKRNLIAKVATIEYDPNRNARIALLHYQDGEKRYILHPVGLNVGAVVTAGVNAPIEVGNALPLANIPLGTNVHNVEMTPGKGGQIVRSAGATAQVVAKEGNYVTLKLPSGEIRMIRRECYATIGQVGNVDARNLSDGKAGRTRWKGKRPHVRGSVMNPVDHPHGGGEGRAPIGRSGPVTPWGKPTLGAKTRKRNKPSSALIVRRRRKASKRGRGGRQS
- the rplV gene encoding 50S ribosomal protein L22, which encodes MAVDNQETKAIARYIRMSPHKVRRVLDQIRGRSYRDALMILEFMPYRACDPVLKVLRSAVANAEHNANLDPSTLIISQAFADQGPPLKRFRPRAQGRAYKIRKPTCHITVAVAAVDED